The DNA region ACAATTACAGTTGCTCTTCAAAAAGCAGATGCGGCTACTTTAGGTGTGGATATGACAGCGCTTGGTTCGTTGGCAACTACTCCTACCAACGCAACAGCATCTACTGCTCTGACTAAAGTTCAAACTGCAATCAATACTGTTTCTCAAATTCGTTCCGATCTCGGTGCTGTTCAAAACCGTTTGGAACATACAATCAACAACCTGGGTACTACTGCTGAGAACCTTCAGGCTGCTGAATCCCGTATTCGCGATGTTGATATGGCTAAAGAAATGTCGAACTTCACCAAAAATAACATTCTTCAACAAGCTGCAACTGCTATGCTCGCCCAAGCTAACCAACAGCCTCAAGGTGTATTGCAATTGCTTCGTTAATCTATTTTTTGAAGGGCCGGCCGGTTTTCCGGCCGGTTTTTCTTATTAACTGGAGGGAATTGGTGTGCAAATTTCTGGGGAACAGACCCGGGCTTCCATTTCTTCTTATAGACGAACGGACAACCAGATGCCTGTACAGAATGGATCCGACCAACTGGAGTTTCACGTTGAACTGGATTCCGTAAATAGACAGGAGTTAAATCAGCTTGTTGAGAAATACAACAAAGCGTTACAAGAGAATGGGACAGAGCTAAAGGTCAGTATACATGAAAAGACACAATCTATTGTTGTTAAAATAGTTGATATCCACACAGATGAGGTAATAAAGGAGATTCCGCCGGAGAAAATGCTTGATCTGGTCTATAATTTATGTCAGAGCCTAGGGATCTTTGTTGATGAAAAACGTTGAAGGGAGTGAATAGTAAGTGAGTAACATATCATCGTTGTATAATCCAATTAGATACACGGGTCTTGGATCTGGAATGGATATTGATAGTATTGTCAAAAGTCTAATGGATGTTGAACGACTGCCGCTACAAAAGCTTACCCGACAAAGAACCAGTTTAATATGGCAGAGGGAAGATTATAGAAGTATGAATACCGCCCTTTCCTCGTTTCGTAGTGCTGCAGAAAAATTAAGATTGAGCAGTGGATTTGAGAGTAGTCAAGTAACTTCTAGTAACCCAGCGGCTGTAGAAGTTAGTGGATCAAATAGTGCAGGAGCGGGATATAACTCAATAAAAGTACTGAATCTCGCAACCTCGGCCTCTATAACAGGACAGGCACTCCCTATTGGTACGAAACCGGAAGATGTTGTAGGTGTAAATGGGACTTTCGAAATTACGGGGCCTAAGGGTACATCCTCTCCAATTAATATTACTTCAGGGACATCAACGATTTCTTCCATTATTTCCGACATTAATGCGCAATCATATATGACGGGTGTCAAAGCGAATTATGATGCAAATACTAGACGGATCTTTTTGACAACGGATACGACTGGGGCGGAATCTAAAATCTCAATTAATGATAACGATGGTGCATTAGAAGAGATCTTTAAATTATCTGCTTTGTCGGCGGAAGGGAAAAATGCGAAATTTGAATACAACGATGTAAATGGACTAGATAATTATCTTGAGAGTGCCACTAATAATTTTACTCTTAATGGTCTAACATTCACTTTAAAGGCCCCCACCTCCGAGGCTGTTTCGATCATGGTTACTAAATCGAATAATACCGCTGTGGAAAATATCAAGGAGTTTGTTAATCAATATAATAATATTATTGACAAGTTTATGGGCGCCACTTCTACTCGTCCTGATAAAAATTATCAGCCTCTTCTTGATGAAGAGAAGGAGGCAATGAAGGATTCCCAAATTGAGAAATGGGAATCGAAGGCTCGGCAAGGATCGCTATATAACGATTCAATTTTAAAAGGGGCGTTAGACGATTTCCGTAAGGCGTTCCGAGAGCCAGTCACGGTTGGCCAAAAATCAGATGGGTCTGACGATAAGAGGCTACTGAGCTCGATTGGTATTACTGTAATGATGGATCCTAAGCAGAACGGAAAGCTACAAATTGACGAGGAGAAGCTAAAAAGTGCATTAGCTTCGGACCCGGAAGCAGTAAAGAACATTTTTATGAAACTTCCTAGCGAATCAGCTAAAGCCGATCCTCAAAAGAGATTTGAGGGAATGGGATTTGCAGAACGACTTTATGAGTCCATAAATAATCAAATTAGTAAGATAAACAAAAAAATTGGTTTTGGTTCTGCTGAGTCCATTGATGACAGCGTACTTGGAGAGCAGTTAAAACAATTAAATGCCAGAGCTATAACTTTACAAGATCGAATTACTATGATAGAAAATCGGTATTATAAAAAGTTTACGGCTATGGAAACCGCGTTGCAATCTTTAAATAATAAAGGGTCATGGATTTCTTCTCAACTTAGCTCCCTATAAAATATTAAAATATAAAATTCAGTGAATGGAATGTGAGGACTTCGCAATGCAGACAAGCATACAAGATAAGTATTTAAAAGTTCAGGTCGAGACTGCTTCTCCAGGTGAGTTGACTCTTTTACTATATCAAGAACTTGTTAGAACCTTGTATAAAGCGCGTCAGCTTGGT from Paenibacillus ihbetae includes:
- a CDS encoding flagellar protein FlaG; amino-acid sequence: MQISGEQTRASISSYRRTDNQMPVQNGSDQLEFHVELDSVNRQELNQLVEKYNKALQENGTELKVSIHEKTQSIVVKIVDIHTDEVIKEIPPEKMLDLVYNLCQSLGIFVDEKR
- the fliD gene encoding flagellar filament capping protein FliD; amino-acid sequence: MSNISSLYNPIRYTGLGSGMDIDSIVKSLMDVERLPLQKLTRQRTSLIWQREDYRSMNTALSSFRSAAEKLRLSSGFESSQVTSSNPAAVEVSGSNSAGAGYNSIKVLNLATSASITGQALPIGTKPEDVVGVNGTFEITGPKGTSSPINITSGTSTISSIISDINAQSYMTGVKANYDANTRRIFLTTDTTGAESKISINDNDGALEEIFKLSALSAEGKNAKFEYNDVNGLDNYLESATNNFTLNGLTFTLKAPTSEAVSIMVTKSNNTAVENIKEFVNQYNNIIDKFMGATSTRPDKNYQPLLDEEKEAMKDSQIEKWESKARQGSLYNDSILKGALDDFRKAFREPVTVGQKSDGSDDKRLLSSIGITVMMDPKQNGKLQIDEEKLKSALASDPEAVKNIFMKLPSESAKADPQKRFEGMGFAERLYESINNQISKINKKIGFGSAESIDDSVLGEQLKQLNARAITLQDRITMIENRYYKKFTAMETALQSLNNKGSWISSQLSSL